One window of the Halobacillus litoralis genome contains the following:
- a CDS encoding PH domain-containing protein, with protein sequence MYFPSKKDSWLAMILWGVVLVCLIDGIFNFQWGVYMLPSPLDGYFMKLAVLLIISGSLLWVWFRTGYKIGEQWLIVHFGPIKKKIPIEEIGKVFPSKDPFIAPALSVNRLEIHYGNGRYVKVSPKDKGLFLKQLREKLTRKESPYDHS encoded by the coding sequence ATGTATTTTCCTTCGAAAAAAGATTCCTGGTTAGCAATGATTCTATGGGGTGTTGTTCTAGTATGCCTGATAGATGGAATTTTCAACTTCCAATGGGGAGTTTACATGCTGCCGTCGCCACTTGATGGTTATTTTATGAAACTGGCAGTTCTGCTCATTATTAGCGGATCTTTATTGTGGGTCTGGTTCCGCACCGGGTACAAAATCGGGGAACAGTGGCTGATCGTCCATTTTGGTCCAATTAAGAAAAAGATCCCTATAGAGGAAATAGGGAAAGTGTTTCCAAGCAAAGATCCATTCATTGCTCCCGCACTATCCGTAAACCGCTTGGAAATCCATTATGGCAATGGGCGCTATGTTAAAGTTTCTCCGAAAGATAAGGGGTTGTTCCTGAAACAATTAAGAGAAAAATTGACCCGCAAGGAGAGTCCTTATGATCATAGTTGA
- a CDS encoding GNAT family N-acetyltransferase has product MNIRRAVSEDASQIAKVHVDVWRTTYENIIPNEYLRQLSYDKRERLWRKNIRELDVYVAQNEHGNIVGFSTGSHNYRNRYNEYDGELSSIYILEAYQGRGIGKKLLKAVVSRFENLNITSMIVLVLEENPAKHFYESLRAKRIDSVQIKGYGGELTELVYGWKDIHSIHI; this is encoded by the coding sequence ATGAATATCAGAAGAGCTGTATCAGAGGATGCCAGTCAAATCGCCAAAGTCCACGTTGATGTTTGGAGGACCACCTATGAAAATATCATACCAAATGAATACCTGAGACAGCTCAGCTATGATAAGCGAGAGCGATTGTGGAGAAAAAATATAAGAGAACTGGATGTTTATGTTGCTCAGAATGAACATGGGAATATCGTGGGATTTTCTACTGGCTCCCATAATTACAGGAACCGTTATAATGAATATGATGGGGAGTTGTCTTCCATTTACATATTAGAAGCTTATCAAGGCAGAGGGATAGGAAAGAAACTCTTGAAAGCTGTAGTCAGTCGTTTTGAAAATCTAAATATTACTTCAATGATTGTGCTGGTGCTAGAAGAAAACCCTGCGAAACATTTCTATGAGTCTCTCAGAGCGAAACGGATAGACTCAGTGCAGATTAAAGGATACGGAGGAGAACTTACTGAACTTGTCTACGGTTGGAAGGATATACACTCGATACACATTTAA
- a CDS encoding pyridoxamine 5'-phosphate oxidase family protein encodes MNRFHHVIKDEKQLRALIGEPNKLVNNKVIDYLDDNCAKFIAQSPFLTMATSDRQGFCDVSPRGDSPGFVKVLDEKSLIIPERPGNKRTDSMHNLLSNPRLGLIFFIPGLGETLRINGKATLVMDDELLGQMAFKGKKPLIGIGVEVEECFIHCAKAFKRSGLWNPDTWKRKEELPSAAKMLVEHTKLPDMDEVNIKKRLDKSYNERLY; translated from the coding sequence ATGAACCGATTCCACCACGTCATCAAAGACGAAAAACAGTTGAGAGCGTTAATCGGAGAGCCAAATAAGCTTGTTAATAATAAAGTGATCGATTATCTAGACGATAACTGTGCGAAATTCATTGCTCAATCTCCATTTCTGACTATGGCAACGTCCGATCGCCAAGGCTTTTGCGATGTTTCACCAAGAGGGGATTCTCCTGGTTTTGTGAAAGTGCTGGATGAAAAAAGTTTAATCATCCCGGAGCGACCGGGTAACAAGCGGACCGATTCCATGCATAACTTGCTTTCAAACCCTCGTCTAGGACTGATCTTTTTTATTCCTGGGCTAGGAGAGACCTTAAGAATCAACGGCAAAGCGACGCTTGTTATGGATGACGAATTGCTTGGACAAATGGCGTTTAAAGGGAAGAAGCCGTTGATCGGAATTGGAGTAGAAGTGGAGGAGTGCTTCATTCATTGTGCGAAAGCGTTCAAGCGGTCCGGTCTCTGGAACCCAGACACCTGGAAGCGAAAAGAAGAGCTGCCATCAGCGGCCAAGATGCTTGTCGAACATACCAAACTTCCAGATATGGATGAAGTAAATATTAAAAAGCGTCTTGATAAAAGTTATAACGAGCGTTTGTATTAA
- a CDS encoding YkoF family thiamine/hydroxymethylpyrimidine-binding protein, with amino-acid sequence MNQACENSRIVGCSFSVHPMSDQFVTYIMDSLKEVDTSKVWLHTDDVTTTVRGRMEHVFDVTKAILLHIAKTGVHVAFQGTFSIGCPGDTSGDVYMDESSERLNETKVTGLRLLIAAKFSLYPMGGGDYMDTIYAQIEAMKSKGVEVSPAHYSTRLDGDTHDIFTGLEDVFRETEESGSSHTVMTVTVSANSPSHKETE; translated from the coding sequence ATGAATCAAGCATGTGAAAATTCTCGTATTGTGGGCTGCTCCTTTTCTGTGCACCCGATGTCCGATCAGTTTGTTACGTACATTATGGATAGTTTGAAAGAGGTCGATACATCAAAAGTATGGCTGCATACCGATGATGTGACTACAACTGTGAGAGGACGAATGGAACACGTTTTTGATGTAACGAAAGCAATTCTTTTGCATATCGCGAAAACTGGTGTCCACGTAGCGTTTCAAGGTACTTTTTCGATCGGATGCCCTGGAGATACGTCCGGAGATGTGTATATGGATGAGTCTTCTGAACGTCTGAATGAAACGAAAGTAACGGGCCTCCGCCTGCTGATTGCAGCTAAATTTTCATTATATCCTATGGGTGGCGGTGATTATATGGATACCATTTACGCACAAATAGAAGCCATGAAATCAAAAGGGGTCGAAGTCTCCCCTGCTCATTATTCAACAAGACTGGACGGGGATACGCATGATATTTTCACAGGGCTTGAAGATGTCTTTCGTGAAACAGAAGAAAGCGGTTCTTCGCATACGGTGATGACGGTCACTGTATCAGCCAACAGTCCTTCACATAAGGAGACTGAATGA
- a CDS encoding alpha/beta family hydrolase, translating to MIIVEKLMKVGGKEIPYTHIKNGGSKVCFMLSGAGYTYDRPLLYYSTMLMIEKNIDVIQIHYSYTAEELSQPLDKVSAMINKEVDPIVHEWTNAYEDRVFLGKSIGTIPILNKYKDRPKTKSILLTPLLKYEPFATLLERNSNEVLIFTGTKDHHYIQQRIKPLRNRTYATLVEIPDADHSLDNSPVNTLRSIETIKQVCTAIRGFL from the coding sequence ATGATCATAGTTGAAAAGCTTATGAAAGTAGGAGGAAAGGAAATTCCTTATACTCACATTAAAAATGGTGGATCAAAAGTATGCTTTATGCTGTCAGGGGCAGGGTATACTTATGACCGCCCACTTCTCTATTATTCTACAATGTTGATGATTGAGAAGAATATAGATGTTATACAGATCCATTACTCTTACACAGCAGAAGAGCTGAGTCAGCCTCTTGATAAAGTGTCAGCCATGATCAACAAGGAGGTAGACCCGATCGTTCATGAATGGACCAATGCTTACGAAGACAGAGTTTTTCTTGGGAAGTCTATAGGAACCATCCCGATCCTAAATAAATATAAAGATAGACCAAAAACGAAATCCATTCTGCTCACCCCATTACTTAAATACGAACCATTTGCAACCTTACTGGAAAGAAACAGTAATGAAGTTTTGATCTTCACTGGGACAAAGGATCATCATTATATTCAGCAAAGAATTAAACCTCTTAGGAACAGGACTTATGCAACTCTTGTCGAAATCCCTGATGCTGATCATTCTCTTGATAATAGTCCGGTCAACACACTTCGTTCTATTGAGACCATCAAGCAAGTATGCACGGCTATTCGTGGGTTCCTTTGA
- a CDS encoding peroxiredoxin family protein — MYDLQLGDQVPNFKLPTISKETYSFEEQKNNHITAWHLIVFFRGSWCPYCIKTLKDIGNHMETFRKMDIRVAAIAAENQKTLKQMAEHESLSFPVLVDEFFTVLDAFGVFTHKTGAPYEDHGAHGEPAYFLINEEGKLMYQQKQTGPFGRPSPLDLSATAQLIKKHLKNLPEE, encoded by the coding sequence ATGTATGATTTACAACTGGGCGACCAGGTACCGAATTTCAAGCTTCCTACAATTTCAAAGGAAACTTATTCTTTTGAGGAACAGAAAAACAACCATATAACTGCCTGGCATTTGATCGTCTTCTTCCGTGGATCATGGTGCCCGTATTGTATAAAAACCCTTAAAGATATCGGGAATCATATGGAAACATTCCGTAAAATGGATATTAGAGTAGCGGCGATTGCAGCAGAAAACCAGAAAACATTGAAACAGATGGCGGAGCATGAAAGTTTATCTTTTCCGGTATTGGTAGATGAGTTCTTTACAGTGCTGGATGCCTTCGGTGTCTTCACACATAAAACTGGTGCCCCCTATGAAGACCATGGGGCTCATGGAGAGCCTGCCTATTTCTTAATCAACGAAGAAGGTAAATTGATGTACCAGCAAAAGCAGACAGGACCCTTCGGACGGCCGTCTCCTCTGGATTTATCCGCTACTGCACAACTTATTAAGAAACACCTGAAAAATCTGCCTGAAGAATAA
- a CDS encoding SulP family inorganic anion transporter — MSTLSLKQNWFGNLRGDILSGIVVALALIPEAIAFSIIAGVDPMVGLYASFCISVVIAFMGGRPGMISGATGAMALVMITLVAEHGIEYLLATTILTGILQVLFGVFKLARFMKFIPRSVMVGFVNALAILIFTSQLQHFVNEPWIIYVLVGLTLAIIYLFPLITKAVPSTLVAIVTVSVIVISMNIGVRNVGDMGELTQTLPLFALPEIPLNFETLMIIFPYAMALTIVGLLESLLTASIVDDMTDTDSDKNQESRGQGIANVVTGCFGGMAGCAMIGQSVINVKSGGNGRLSSLVAGIVLMFMIIVLGGVVVQIPMAALAGVMIMVSIGTFDWSSLKNLHKVPLSDAAVMVVTVLTVVLTHNLAYGVLAGVVLSMIFFAVKISKVRVLGLYANEGRKKIYYVQGQLFFASVTEFQEGINYKDDVDEVVIDLSESHLWDDSAIGALDHVEAKFHAQQIPVRFVGLNGESNRLLNRLGGVSKESGH, encoded by the coding sequence ATGTCGACTTTATCTTTAAAGCAAAATTGGTTTGGTAATTTACGAGGGGACATTCTCTCAGGAATCGTTGTAGCTCTCGCTCTCATCCCTGAAGCGATTGCTTTCTCGATCATCGCAGGTGTAGATCCGATGGTCGGGCTTTATGCATCCTTCTGTATATCTGTTGTTATCGCATTTATGGGTGGCCGTCCCGGTATGATATCAGGGGCAACAGGTGCAATGGCCTTAGTCATGATTACACTTGTAGCTGAACACGGCATCGAATACTTGTTAGCCACTACTATATTAACCGGTATACTGCAGGTTTTATTCGGAGTTTTCAAGTTAGCTAGATTCATGAAGTTCATCCCCCGTTCCGTAATGGTCGGGTTCGTCAATGCTTTGGCGATTCTTATCTTCACTTCGCAATTACAACACTTTGTAAACGAGCCCTGGATCATCTATGTATTGGTAGGATTGACGCTTGCTATCATTTACCTTTTTCCATTGATTACAAAAGCTGTACCTTCCACTTTAGTAGCGATTGTCACAGTATCTGTAATTGTGATCAGTATGAATATCGGTGTACGGAACGTTGGAGATATGGGAGAATTGACACAAACTCTACCCTTATTTGCTCTACCGGAAATTCCTTTGAATTTCGAAACGTTGATGATCATTTTCCCATACGCAATGGCACTTACCATTGTCGGTTTGCTCGAATCGCTGCTTACTGCTTCCATTGTCGATGATATGACAGATACAGATAGTGATAAAAATCAAGAAAGCCGTGGACAGGGAATTGCCAATGTCGTGACCGGATGCTTCGGCGGAATGGCCGGTTGTGCAATGATCGGGCAGTCTGTCATCAACGTGAAATCAGGAGGTAACGGACGACTTTCTTCACTTGTCGCTGGAATTGTATTGATGTTCATGATCATCGTCTTAGGTGGGGTCGTGGTTCAAATTCCGATGGCTGCTCTCGCCGGGGTCATGATTATGGTATCGATTGGAACCTTTGACTGGAGTTCCTTGAAGAACCTCCACAAAGTACCGCTAAGCGATGCAGCAGTAATGGTAGTCACAGTCCTGACAGTGGTCCTCACTCATAACCTTGCTTATGGTGTTCTTGCTGGTGTCGTCCTGAGCATGATTTTCTTTGCTGTCAAAATTTCTAAGGTGCGTGTCCTCGGACTATACGCTAATGAGGGCAGAAAGAAAATTTATTATGTACAAGGGCAGTTGTTCTTCGCTTCAGTGACCGAATTCCAAGAAGGTATCAACTATAAAGACGATGTAGATGAAGTCGTCATTGACCTAAGCGAATCACACCTTTGGGATGATTCCGCAATCGGTGCACTTGATCATGTGGAAGCGAAATTCCATGCTCAACAGATACCGGTCCGGTTCGTTGGACTTAACGGAGAAAGTAACCGCCTGTTGAACCGCCTGGGCGGAGTTTCTAAAGAATCAGGCCATTAA
- a CDS encoding class I SAM-dependent methyltransferase — translation MLEDNGERVIPKEMDPMNNMLLEHIARYTFSTPYVKGRVLDIACGTGYGSVMVAKERKEEIDEIIGVDICEDTLQYAVHNYYHPLLTFKQGDAMDSELPQHIGQFDTILSFETIEHVRDDRLFIKRMYDLLKPGGTLVLSTPFGKGRNHPSGSPFHYFQLTSEEFSLLFEDFPDKEIFYQRGVTIEPPREGVYYPLGVAVCKK, via the coding sequence ATGCTAGAAGATAACGGTGAACGTGTCATTCCGAAAGAAATGGATCCGATGAACAATATGCTGCTGGAACACATCGCACGCTATACCTTTTCAACCCCCTACGTAAAAGGAAGAGTTCTGGATATTGCATGTGGGACGGGCTACGGTAGCGTGATGGTTGCAAAGGAAAGAAAAGAAGAAATCGATGAAATCATTGGCGTGGACATTTGTGAAGATACGCTGCAATATGCTGTCCATAATTATTATCATCCTCTGCTTACCTTCAAGCAAGGAGATGCGATGGATTCAGAACTGCCGCAACACATCGGTCAATTCGATACGATCCTCAGCTTTGAAACGATTGAACACGTGAGAGACGACCGCCTTTTCATAAAGCGAATGTATGACCTGTTGAAGCCTGGTGGCACGCTCGTCCTTTCCACTCCGTTCGGAAAAGGAAGAAACCATCCAAGCGGGTCACCGTTTCACTATTTCCAGCTTACTTCGGAAGAATTCAGCTTGTTATTTGAAGATTTCCCGGACAAGGAGATTTTTTACCAGCGTGGTGTCACCATTGAACCTCCAAGAGAAGGGGTCTACTATCCGTTAGGTGTAGCTGTATGTAAAAAATGA
- a CDS encoding ABC transporter ATP-binding protein codes for MTKQILRTENLSLSYEDCVTPVLQDVSLSIMEGDDMLILGPSGSGKSSFTHCLNGLYPRELDGEMSGEVWVHGKRTNDYQPGEISKHIGVVFQDPETQFCMLTVEDEVAFGLENLSMPLNAMRAKVEEVLTWVGLLEFKEKTIAQLSGGQKQKLALACVLAMEPEVLILDEPTANLDPIATREFIDLLRYLKQHLSLTLVVIEHQLEGWVEILDRVFILQMDGSVYYDGSLQEGLLHSAPALQQQGISLPYATKQALSHNWCGDLPLTIADYVASGGDFPIVGEKTAEQTEKWLATRNIGWKKILNGIDLAIHKKEWIAIVGANGSGKTSLSKLLAGITKPSSGKITLHDRTLSKWGEQQLRSEIGYVFQNPEHQFITDSVFEEVAFGLKVEGIHESRLQEVVHSTLQLCRLDGLENQHPFLLSQGQKRRLSVATMIVSDQRMLFLDEPTFGQDASSTESLMDLLQEKHKQGTTIIMITHDMDLVDRFATRVVVMEKGTIAFDKPPEILWKHQDLEKYSIEKPPRITMTEMIEERKRSYVSS; via the coding sequence ATGACTAAACAAATCCTACGTACAGAGAATCTGAGTCTTTCTTATGAAGATTGTGTAACACCGGTGTTGCAGGATGTCTCGCTTTCCATAATGGAGGGTGATGATATGCTGATCCTCGGTCCAAGCGGTTCTGGAAAAAGTTCCTTTACCCATTGTTTGAATGGACTATACCCAAGAGAACTGGATGGAGAGATGAGTGGGGAAGTATGGGTACACGGAAAGAGAACAAACGATTATCAACCAGGTGAAATTTCCAAACATATTGGTGTCGTCTTCCAAGATCCTGAAACACAATTTTGTATGCTAACAGTGGAAGATGAAGTCGCATTCGGACTTGAAAATTTATCTATGCCATTAAATGCTATGAGAGCAAAAGTCGAGGAAGTCTTAACATGGGTAGGTTTGCTTGAATTTAAAGAAAAAACGATCGCACAACTCTCTGGGGGGCAAAAGCAAAAGCTGGCGCTCGCCTGTGTGCTAGCAATGGAACCTGAGGTACTCATTTTGGATGAGCCGACAGCAAACCTCGACCCCATCGCGACCCGGGAATTCATCGATTTGCTGAGATACCTGAAACAACATCTTTCCTTGACCCTGGTCGTAATCGAACATCAACTGGAAGGCTGGGTTGAAATCCTTGACCGTGTTTTCATTTTACAAATGGACGGCAGTGTATATTATGATGGGTCTCTTCAGGAAGGCTTGCTTCATTCTGCCCCTGCCCTGCAACAACAAGGTATATCTTTGCCATATGCTACAAAACAGGCCCTAAGTCATAACTGGTGTGGGGATCTTCCGTTAACGATCGCTGACTATGTGGCCTCAGGCGGTGATTTTCCTATTGTTGGAGAAAAGACTGCAGAGCAAACAGAAAAATGGCTGGCAACACGCAATATTGGTTGGAAAAAGATTTTAAACGGCATTGATTTGGCTATTCATAAGAAAGAATGGATTGCTATTGTCGGGGCAAATGGCAGCGGGAAAACATCCTTGTCCAAACTGCTGGCAGGCATCACGAAACCTTCAAGCGGAAAGATCACTTTGCATGATAGGACTTTAAGCAAATGGGGCGAACAACAGTTACGCAGTGAAATCGGTTATGTATTTCAAAATCCTGAACACCAATTCATCACGGATTCGGTTTTCGAAGAGGTGGCATTCGGCCTGAAAGTGGAAGGTATACATGAGAGTCGTTTACAAGAAGTGGTTCATAGCACACTACAACTCTGCCGTTTAGATGGCCTGGAAAATCAACACCCTTTCTTGTTGAGTCAGGGGCAAAAGCGAAGGCTCAGTGTAGCCACTATGATTGTCTCTGACCAACGCATGCTTTTCCTTGATGAGCCGACGTTCGGGCAGGATGCCAGCTCGACAGAAAGTTTGATGGATTTGCTGCAGGAAAAGCATAAACAAGGGACGACGATCATTATGATCACACACGACATGGACCTCGTAGACAGGTTCGCTACGCGCGTTGTGGTGATGGAAAAAGGAACCATCGCTTTCGATAAACCACCGGAGATATTGTGGAAGCACCAGGATCTCGAAAAGTATTCCATCGAAAAGCCTCCACGTATCACAATGACAGAGATGATCGAGGAAAGGAAGCGATCCTATGTTTCTTCATGA
- a CDS encoding helix-turn-helix domain-containing protein, which yields MDQEREIMTISQVADYLQISEVTTYKLVQEGRIPGFKIGRHWRVRRDDLREYIAGLQHGENL from the coding sequence ATGGATCAAGAACGCGAAATCATGACAATTTCCCAAGTCGCTGATTACTTGCAAATCAGTGAGGTAACAACGTATAAATTAGTACAAGAAGGGCGCATCCCGGGCTTTAAAATCGGCCGGCACTGGCGCGTAAGAAGAGATGATCTCCGTGAATATATTGCTGGTCTCCAGCATGGTGAGAATTTATAG
- the fosB gene encoding metallothiol transferase FosB, whose translation MSIKGVNHLTFSVSDLSRSIAFYEQVFTAKLLVKGKNTAYFDLNGIWLALNVEREIPRNEIAYSYTHTAFSIAEEDYDSMFEKLENLNVNILTGRPRSEDDKRSIYFTDPDGHKFEFHTGTLQERLAYYKKEKSHMEFFD comes from the coding sequence ATGTCAATCAAAGGGGTGAACCACCTCACTTTTTCCGTTTCAGACTTAAGCCGGTCAATCGCGTTTTATGAACAGGTCTTCACTGCCAAGCTTTTAGTGAAAGGAAAAAACACGGCCTACTTCGATTTGAACGGGATTTGGCTGGCATTGAATGTCGAGAGGGAGATTCCGCGTAACGAAATCGCATATTCTTACACGCATACGGCTTTCTCCATAGCTGAAGAAGACTATGATTCTATGTTTGAAAAATTAGAGAATTTGAATGTCAATATCTTAACAGGGCGCCCGAGGTCCGAGGACGATAAACGGTCCATCTACTTCACCGATCCTGATGGTCACAAGTTCGAATTTCATACGGGTACATTGCAGGAGCGACTGGCTTATTACAAAAAAGAAAAATCACATATGGAGTTTTTTGACTGA
- a CDS encoding energy-coupling factor transporter transmembrane component T family protein, with product MFLHEINPSVKALTIIGVVFVLAFLFDPITPLVYIVWTVGITFLFGSFRKKYYFYYFIPFTLFALGMLWTTIAFANPASAPQHTITLLWWEFPREDLWVAVSLSLRVLAFATLSLLFVFTTNMVHFILSLIQQLKLPPKLAYGILAGYRFLPMMRTEFQQVRAAHRVRGVGQAKSFKEKWLQYQRFAIPLLAGAIRKAERTAIAMESKGFTGERARTFYRPMKIHRKDWAFPLMMFGMLGIVIVAAIHFGYFAWYDGQL from the coding sequence ATGTTTCTTCATGAGATCAATCCCTCTGTCAAAGCATTGACGATTATCGGGGTTGTGTTTGTGCTCGCCTTTTTGTTCGATCCGATCACACCACTCGTTTATATAGTCTGGACGGTTGGTATTACATTTTTGTTCGGATCCTTCAGGAAAAAGTATTACTTTTATTATTTCATTCCTTTTACTCTATTCGCACTCGGAATGTTATGGACAACCATCGCCTTCGCGAACCCTGCCAGTGCTCCGCAGCATACGATCACTTTACTGTGGTGGGAGTTTCCTCGCGAAGATCTTTGGGTCGCGGTATCCTTATCATTGAGAGTTCTTGCCTTTGCAACTTTATCATTATTGTTCGTCTTCACAACGAACATGGTCCACTTCATCCTGAGCCTGATCCAACAGTTGAAACTTCCACCAAAGTTAGCCTATGGAATCCTCGCCGGCTATCGGTTTTTACCTATGATGAGAACCGAATTTCAACAAGTCCGTGCTGCCCACAGGGTGCGAGGGGTCGGCCAAGCAAAATCTTTCAAGGAAAAATGGCTTCAGTATCAACGGTTTGCTATTCCTTTATTGGCAGGAGCGATCCGCAAAGCCGAACGAACAGCCATTGCAATGGAGTCCAAAGGTTTCACAGGGGAACGTGCACGCACATTTTACCGGCCGATGAAAATTCACAGGAAAGACTGGGCGTTTCCTTTAATGATGTTCGGTATGCTTGGAATTGTTATTGTTGCAGCCATTCATTTTGGTTATTTCGCTTGGTATGATGGTCAACTTTAG
- a CDS encoding universal stress protein has product MFNKILLATDGSDHSSRAIEQTLKMVEPYKDQVTIDLIYAVDGESSKEDVLKYGDSHTATMKRKEKFLGSVQEIEEKGVKAEVIILHGNPAEVITEYANEHEYDCVVIGSRGRNKLQTLILGSVSHKLVKYIQSPVIVVK; this is encoded by the coding sequence ATGTTCAATAAAATTTTACTAGCTACAGATGGTTCAGATCATTCTTCAAGAGCCATTGAACAAACTCTCAAAATGGTGGAACCATATAAAGATCAGGTCACTATCGATTTAATATACGCAGTAGACGGTGAATCATCCAAAGAAGACGTTTTAAAATATGGCGATTCCCATACTGCTACGATGAAACGCAAAGAAAAATTCTTGGGCAGCGTCCAGGAGATCGAAGAAAAAGGCGTTAAAGCGGAAGTCATCATCCTTCATGGTAATCCGGCTGAAGTAATTACGGAATATGCCAACGAGCATGAATATGATTGTGTAGTGATCGGAAGCCGTGGCCGCAACAAGTTACAGACGTTGATTCTTGGCAGTGTCAGTCATAAACTGGTCAAGTATATTCAATCTCCTGTCATCGTTGTTAAGTGA
- a CDS encoding ECF transporter S component, with protein sequence MNSWKLKEIVVMSVLSVVFAVVYLAFLPVGKILVGFFGPLGYDFIFGIWFIVSIIAAYIIRKPGAAFLSETIAATVEVLLGNAVGPILMVTGMIQGLGAESAFAMTRYKRYDLFTLMLAGMMAAVFSFVWGYFLSGFAALSTGYVLAMFIVRIISGALISGVLGKALSDSLAKTGVLSSFALGKERRKQRAA encoded by the coding sequence ATGAATAGCTGGAAGCTTAAAGAAATTGTCGTCATGTCCGTACTTTCTGTTGTATTCGCCGTCGTCTACCTCGCGTTTCTACCTGTGGGGAAAATTCTTGTCGGTTTTTTCGGACCTCTCGGCTATGATTTCATCTTCGGGATTTGGTTCATTGTATCCATCATCGCTGCCTATATTATCCGCAAACCCGGTGCTGCCTTTCTGTCAGAAACAATTGCTGCCACTGTCGAAGTGTTGCTTGGTAATGCGGTGGGACCGATATTGATGGTAACGGGGATGATCCAGGGTCTTGGAGCAGAATCGGCGTTCGCAATGACCCGTTATAAACGCTATGATTTATTCACTTTGATGCTCGCCGGTATGATGGCTGCCGTCTTCAGTTTCGTATGGGGTTACTTCCTCTCAGGCTTCGCTGCATTAAGTACCGGTTATGTACTGGCCATGTTCATTGTCCGCATCATCAGTGGTGCGCTAATTTCAGGCGTCCTAGGAAAAGCACTCAGTGACTCTCTGGCAAAAACGGGAGTACTCTCAAGCTTCGCCTTAGGAAAAGAACGCAGAAAGCAACGAGCAGCATGA
- a CDS encoding YrhK family protein has product MTEKVDEQEQTKDEYVDLKMGKHDVFFKKSYEILYTLNDFLLGLWFLVGSVFFYFESTKMWGVTLFVLGSIQMLIRPTIRLVHRFHLRKIYSQEYENKL; this is encoded by the coding sequence ATGACAGAGAAAGTAGATGAACAGGAGCAAACAAAAGATGAATATGTAGACTTGAAGATGGGCAAACATGATGTATTTTTCAAAAAGAGTTATGAGATTCTCTACACCTTGAATGATTTCTTATTAGGGCTCTGGTTCCTGGTCGGAAGTGTGTTTTTTTATTTTGAATCAACGAAAATGTGGGGAGTCACTCTATTTGTGCTGGGAAGTATTCAAATGCTGATCAGACCGACGATTCGTCTTGTCCATCGTTTTCATCTTCGTAAGATTTACTCCCAAGAGTATGAAAATAAACTATAA
- a CDS encoding universal stress protein, protein MYNRILLASDGSAHAARAAEHAVHLAKLETGATVTVLYCIDGSTSKTDVLKEDDRTLLLEKRKNRIQSTEKVLEEADVSYEVELIKGDPGPKIVEYANTNKFEVVVIGSRGLNGFQEMVLGSVSHKVAKRVNCPVMIVK, encoded by the coding sequence ATGTACAATCGCATTTTGTTAGCTTCTGATGGCTCTGCCCACGCCGCCCGCGCAGCCGAACATGCAGTGCATTTAGCGAAATTGGAAACGGGGGCAACGGTTACCGTTCTTTATTGTATTGATGGCTCTACTTCAAAAACAGATGTTTTAAAAGAAGATGACCGGACGCTGCTACTAGAAAAAAGAAAGAACCGGATTCAATCGACCGAAAAAGTGTTAGAAGAAGCTGATGTATCCTATGAAGTGGAACTCATTAAAGGAGACCCAGGGCCAAAGATCGTGGAATATGCAAATACCAATAAATTTGAAGTAGTTGTAATCGGGAGCAGGGGTCTGAACGGCTTTCAGGAAATGGTTCTTGGAAGTGTGAGTCACAAAGTGGCAAAACGGGTGAACTGCCCGGTTATGATCGTGAAATGA